CATCTCCCGCAAGATGCTCACCCAGACCCTCCGCCGCCTGGAGGCCCACGGACTCGTCCACCGTTACGCCTACGCCGAGGCGCCGCCCCGCGTCGAGTACGAACTCACCCCGCTCGGGGCGACGTTGATCGACCCGATCCACGCACTCACCGAGTGGGCGAGGGCGAACGGCGACGCGGTGCTCGATGCACTCGACACCGACACCGACACCGACACCGACACCGACACCGGGCCGGCCACCCCTGGCGACTGAGGTCCCCGCTACTCGGTGTCGGCCCGGCCGCGCTCGGTCTGCGGGCTGACCAGGACCCTCTCGAATCTGGAATGGCCCGCTGGTGAAGTGCACGAGAGGTCGCGACTTCATCCCCTCGTTAATCTGTTGCGAGTTGTGTCCACTGGAAAGGGTTGGAGTAGGTGATCGCCTCGAATCTCGACTACCACCGAGCGACCTTCCTGTGGAAGTGCGAGGGTCTCTCGGATGCACGGCTGCGGCTACGCCCCGTGGGATCCTCGGCGTTGACCCTGCTGGGGCTGATGCGCCATCTGCAGGGGGTCGAACGGGCCTGGTTCCAGCGGACGTTGGCCGGCACGGCGCCTGACTTCTTCCCGTATCGGACCTATGCCACCGCTGACGGCGGGGAGTGGTACGACGAGTCGGACGCCACGCCGGCCAGGGACGTCTACGCGGACTACTTGAAGGCGTGCGAGGAGTCGCGGCAGGTGTTCGCGAGGGTGACCGTCGACCTCGCGCGCATCGTGCCGAACCCGGAATTCGGTGACACCGACGCGCGGTTCGTCCTTGAGCATGTGATTGAGGAGTACGCCCGCCACGGCGGCCACGCGGATCTCCTCCGTG
The nucleotide sequence above comes from Streptomyces sp. N50. Encoded proteins:
- a CDS encoding helix-turn-helix domain-containing protein produces the protein MSGFGPGDPFLADCPARLTVELIADKWTVVVLAGLSKGPVRHGELVELIGGISRKMLTQTLRRLEAHGLVHRYAYAEAPPRVEYELTPLGATLIDPIHALTEWARANGDAVLDALDTDTDTDTDTDTGPATPGD
- a CDS encoding DinB family protein, producing the protein MIASNLDYHRATFLWKCEGLSDARLRLRPVGSSALTLLGLMRHLQGVERAWFQRTLAGTAPDFFPYRTYATADGGEWYDESDATPARDVYADYLKACEESRQVFARVTVDLARIVPNPEFGDTDARFVLEHVIEEYARHGGHADLLREAIDGTTGE